The following is a genomic window from Hymenobacter monticola.
CGTCATTGGCCGCGAAGGGCCGACCATCCAGATTTCGGCCGCCATTTTCCGAGCCATCAACAAGCTGCAGCCGGCCGGTTGGCCCCAGCTCTCGCGGCAGATTGCCCTGGTGACGGGCGGCGCGGCGGGCCTGGCTGCGGCCTTCAACACGCCGCTGGGCGGCATCGTGTTTGTGGTGGAGGAGCTCACGCAGATGCACATGGCCCGGTTTCGGATGGCGGTGTTCACGGCGGTTATCATTGCGGGCCTCACGGCGCAGACGTTTCTGGGGCCTTACCTGTACCTGGGCTTTCCCAAAATTGTGCCGGCGGTGGGGCGCGTTCAAATACTCGTGCTGGTGGTGGCGGTGGTGTGCGGGCTGGCCGGGGCAGTATTCGCCAAAACCCTGCTCTGGCTGGGGCGCTACCGGCAGCGCTTCACTACGCTGGCGGCGCAGGCGGGCTGGGTGCTGGGTTGCGGGCTGCTGCTGGGCGGCTTAGCCTACTTAGTGGGCCAGGAAGGCGTGGGCACGGGCAAGCCCATCATCAACCGGCTACTGTTCCAGAACAATGGCGAGACGCCGTGGTACCTGTTTCCGGTGCGCTTTGCGGGCATGGCGCTCAGCTACAGCAGCGGCGGGGCAGGTGGCGTTTTCGCTACCTCGCTCAGCGCCGGGGCCATTCTGGGCGATGGCATCTGCCAAGTGTTCGACGTGGCCGTGGCCGTGGCCGACCGCAACCTGCTCATTCTGGTGAGCATGGTGAGTTTCCTGACCGGGGTGGTGCGCTCGCCGTTCACGGCCGCCATTCTGGTGCTCGAAATGACGGACCGGCACTCGGC
Proteins encoded in this region:
- a CDS encoding chloride channel protein; this encodes MPDSVSRYARILAWLDQRIIRPFYTDRVRRLILQSFPFWIASILTGMVAVGYEKVFGWAEQMSFAWLAHTPWLAFVLTPLAFGASWLLVRQWAPAARGSGIPQVMAGIELSNASQHRRTAYLLSLRVAVVKVLSSVVLLLGGGVIGREGPTIQISAAIFRAINKLQPAGWPQLSRQIALVTGGAAGLAAAFNTPLGGIVFVVEELTQMHMARFRMAVFTAVIIAGLTAQTFLGPYLYLGFPKIVPAVGRVQILVLVVAVVCGLAGAVFAKTLLWLGRYRQRFTTLAAQAGWVLGCGLLLGGLAYLVGQEGVGTGKPIINRLLFQNNGETPWYLFPVRFAGMALSYSSGGAGGVFATSLSAGAILGDGICQVFDVAVAVADRNLLILVSMVSFLTGVVRSPFTAAILVLEMTDRHSAIFQLLISGLLAQGVASLVDPHSLYEHLKAGFIRETSQVDRREDRREELSVNS